The Artemia franciscana chromosome 11, ASM3288406v1, whole genome shotgun sequence DNA segment TTAGACATGgtgatttcctttaaaataagccattaaaaagctctctatgatgttctagtgcccCGCTAGCTGagttaaaaaagcaaaaaaaaattttttcgatGCAGAATATCACAGTTTTAGCCACTCTTCTTGTTATTCAAGCGAACAGATTTTGATTGTTGTTCAATCCAAGTGACTGTAAATTTCCTAAATAGAGTTTTCGGACAAGGCAGCTAATGCAGCTAATTCTAATGCAGAGTTTCGAAATTATTGAGGCTTTTGCAAATCATTAGTATTAACGGCTATATTAAATTCatcagttattattattagtcttggtatttctgcttattttattattattcactgatataagaataagtaaaaacattagTTCTCAGTTCCGCATCAGTTCTAGATGCGGAATAAGAGTAAACATCGTACCACTACGTGTCTCACATGTAGCAAAATATCTTCcatgtaatttttttgtcatttcaaatattataaaatattttaaaaagtgggAATAGTTTATTCAATAAGTAATTGATATTTCTGTTGTGACAGAAACTTAGATCTCGAGTCCAAGGTCATCGCTGGGCATCCAGAACAACGTGATTGTTCGTGTGATGTAAGAATAAGTAAAAACATAGTGCTTGAAATTTGTCTTCAGCATAGCACAATTGGTGCCTTGGACTTTAGAAGGCTTCGCGTGTCTTAACCTTACTCCTGTAAATAGACGCACAAAATGTAGTTGGAAAGTTCAGCGAGCTCCAAGCATTCCTCTACAAAAACTCTCGATAAGAAGTAATATGCATTTCTGAAACGTGGTTACATGAAAAATACTATCAACTAGATGTAGAATGCCGgaatatgaagttttttggaGGATAACACGGTAAAAACACAGGGAACTCGTGGAGCGATACAGAACTCGTGCTCAACAGAACACGCATGTAATATGCCTCTTCATTTTGTACGACAGTCATTAGACTTCGGCCTTATTCTTGCAgcaatattccttgatgtgaagaaagcttttgacagcctcacacacgagatacttattggtaagttgtcAAATCAAGGCGTTCGCGGAGAAGCTCTGTCatggttttcttcattcctaactAGCCGATCCATTGCAGTTGAAGCTTCTGATGAGAATGTTCCAGTTGAATATGGAGTGTCACAGGGATCAGTTCTTGGCCCATtcttttcctcatatatgtcaacgacctctatcgactatttagcagcctacgatctgatttctgtggtcatttgtgccagaaaggagatgctgtggttgGAGCCTTGGATACGCAtggtcaacatgaagaactctttgcattcgccaacgacaccaccctgggggctgcagcacctgatgaatcatctcttatcctcaagctacaattgatgaCAGAAAACatatatcgttggtttgatgcaaatttgttagctttgaatgtaaaaaaatcgtttcttctcATATTCTCCCTCATAGGCCaaagctgccctacagtgatagagcttaaaacatctaagggatccatattccacccagctgaccggtttattcgattccttgggatacttctagatgaaaatctatctttcaaacggcatattgagtcaatgagattcaaggtttctcgaggccttggaattattcggaagctgaagcgagtctttcttttctctatccttcgtctactatatttctctcttatttacccttatttatgctactgctcgtcagtgtggatgtcaacattttcatctgtacttacacctttacataatctccaactgaaagcagcaaaagtcCTTCAatctaccacccatatttctgttgaaattctgaagattaaatatattcatacattacacctctctttcattgcatttcagtatttccgtggagaccaTCCATCAAGTTATTCCGGGCTTCTTGGaattgttcgaaatgtcagtccttatgaaactagaaacaaggatgatgtgctagtgccatccacccctgcagtacgttcggactttggtctgatagttgctgttggacgtgcctggaattccaaccctgttgggattcgacggtcctgtaccataggctccttcaagaaacggttgaagaatttttaattaaaaaaaaaaaattaaattataatattgatcagttatttatattatttagttatcaagatttaatttatttatttagttatttatattgaatttaattatttagattcgGGTGGTGTAAGTGTCGGATCCTCGATGTAggcctatatttttattattattattattatttttttttcagaaggtggtgcggagaccggttgtactcgggtgaggattggtgagtagactctaaatatattttaagtgtgaatgtatttaatagttatttatgttttgttttgttgttttttccccaaataacgggccattgagccctttgggatatttttttataaatggatggatattgataataaaaggagcttgaacttgaacttgaacagTAGATTCTCTAATGACCCAATAGACGCCATAACATGTGTTATGCCAACTTCTAACGATGGTTCTCGCCTGGAAATTGTAACCGTGTACCGGTCAACAGCAACTTATAAGAAGCCGAGAGAGGGACAGAGAGCAGATCGTGAATTTTCTGCCTACCTGGAGAAGATCGGTAACAAATTTAAATCTATAGTGATATGCGGAGACCTTAACATACCTGATATGGATTGAAAAATCATTCCTTTAGGATGAGAAGCCAGAACTCAAAAGATCAACTAATACACTATCTTGACCTCGCTAGTGATTCGAACCTAGCCCAGAGTGTCTTCGAGCCTACGCGTCAAACCAATACTTTGGAAGTTGAATTCAACATCCCCATGATAGATCTGCACGTTACAAAAACAGTCGTTAACCCGTTTATAAGCGACCCAGAACATGCTGTCCACAGCCAAGTCCCTGCTGAACAACTCAAAATTCGTACAAAAGATGATGGACCCGCTTTTAACTTAAAGTTCCATAAAACAGACAtaacaaaactcaaaataatactacaGCATACCGATTGGAACAACGCTGTGTACAACCTACCAATTCCCGACGCCTGGGAAGTTTTCAATGGCACACTTCATCGAGCCGTCACTCAAACCACACCATTCAGGAGCAACAAACACATTGGCAAAAGGATATTCCTTCCCAAGCATAAAAGAAAGCTCATCAGGGATCGGAAGAAGTCATATAGGGATTACAAAGCATCTGGAGGCATAAGTAGACTCGCCAAGTTTCAAAAACTCAGCTCAAATGTAGAAAAGCTATCAGAAAGTACAACAAAGATTGCGAGCGGGAAGTAATccagaaaataataacaaatactgaTTTCTACAGCCTGTGCAGACGCAAGCTAGGTGAGCAGCATAAACTACCAACACTAATAGATCGAAGTGATGTGGTCCATAGCACTAGCCTAGATAAGGCGATTGCTCTTGTAAAGTTTTTCGCCAGCACGTTCACTGTTGATGATGGCTATTTACCTCAACTCCAAGACTCACCCCCAGGAAGCGAGCTCCACAGCATGGGCTTCACGCCAGGAAGTGTTCTAAGAGTAATGAGGGGCATGAAAGCGTCAAAAGCATTCAATCCTGATGGCATCCCGTCCTTTATCGTGAAAGAAGTGAAAGACTAGCTTTTTGAATCTCTGGCAACACTTTTCCAAATCTCATTCGAGCAATGCAAGTTTCCTATTTCCTGGAAGCTATCCCGTTTAGCACCTAGTTTCGAAGGAAAGGAAAAGGGAAACGGAGTGACCCGGAGAATTATCACCCTATCAGCTTTACTTCACCTTTCCTGAACATCATGGAAAGGGTCATAGTGGAAAAGATAAACTCGCTCCTCGAATTGAACAACCTCATCTCAGATCATCAGCATGGCTTTCGTAAAAATCGTTCTACCATTTCCCAACTAGTAGGGATACACGACTACATCCAGTCCGCCGTGGACCGTGGGATTCCAATGGATATTATCCTAATCTATCTACTTAAAGCCTTTGACCGATTATCCTTGCGAAAACTCATCCACTGCCTAGAAGTCTATGGAATCAAGGGAAAGCTAAAAATTGGCTCTCAGCATACTTGAATGATAGAAAAATAGCAGTCGAGGTTGCAGACAAACTATCCACATTGACATATGCAACCAGTGGCGTCCCACAAGGTAGTTTTCTCGGCCCAGTCTTGTTCGTCACGTACATAGACATTTGCATAAATGCCATTTCCCAAACCGACTTCGGCCTGTTTGCAGACGATAAAAAGCTCCTGGGAGAAGCTAGTGCATCATCACAAATCTAAAGCGACTTGGACGCCATGACAGAGAAGCTCGAAGAATGGCAACTTTCACCCAATATAACAAAATGCTCTGTCGTCCATTATGGCCGCCAAAATCCGAAATACTTATACAAAATCAAAGGTATCTGCCTGACGAAATCTACCTATGAAAAGTACCTAGGTGTAATTCTGAGCTTGGACCTCAAACCAGAAAAGTATATCGGCCTGGTTGTGCGTAAAGTATCAAATACTCTCTGGCTACTCACTCACTCCCTACGATACCTTGAAATTCACTCAAAGATCTAATTATACACAAGCTACGTCAGACCAAAGCTTGAATACGCAACTGTCATCTGGTCGGGATATCTCAAAGAGAATATTGACAGAATAGAACGAGTCCAGAAATGCTTTGTAAAAGGACTTCAAGGATTCAGAAATCTCCCTATGACAAAAGTCTAAGAAGGCTCACTCTCCATAAAATTGAGACAAGAAGAACGATCTTAGACTTAAAAACTCTTCAAGATAGGTTATTCAAGATAGGTTATGAGAGTTTTTGGAACGCAAAAGACAAGCTTGTTCAAATAACTCTCCAAAGCGACACAAGATCGCACAGCCGGCAATTGGAGCCTATGACGATGAAGATTGCATGATCTAGTTCTAACCATCCTTTGTTCTTACCCCGGGtcatcaggatctggaacaaaCAACCATTCCCagtaaaaaagatgaaattactggaagccttctccaatagcctaaacataaacataccatATCTCGAGACTTTCAACGTAGGATGACTTTGAAGGGGAGTCGTGCGGCAGTCGATCCGGTATtcgccctgccataacatttttcttttaaaaacgggTCAATTATGTGGAAGCAATGAGTCATCACCCAAGAACCATCAAGAAGCTCTAAACAGCCCCTGTTTATCTTCATCTTCAGTTTGGTAAGTTGACTGCAAGCCTGCACTTCAAGTGTGACCCTTTCACTTGAGAAGATCTAGTGCAGAGCAACCGAACATAATTTTGACAAACAACATATCGCCCATGAGTATTCACAAGAAAATCTTGGCCTCCCCGCcacaaaaaattatagaaagagGATGGTAATCATCATGAAGTTACAGATGATGAACAGCAGCACAATCAAGCCAATTTTTCGTCAAAGTGAACACTCTAGAACAAAACATAATACTAAAAACCTCACCTTCGTCATACCATGTAACTTGAAAAAGTGAAAGAAGCACAAGAcagaaaattaagaaatttcaaGTGAAGTAACGCTTTAACTAAGGGTCGATTAATGTCTTATATATGACTCCTTGCTTTGTCCAAAATTTGTAAGAGTGGCTTCAaagacgagggaaaagttgacatccaaataatagaaaaatatgaaacatgAGACTATACTAGGTTGCCCAGCAAGATACCAAGAATTTACCCAGGAAATAGGTGTTTAAGTTTTCTAAGGATCCCAATGATATTTTGGGCTTTTTAAATTACGGGGTAATAGATTCATTAAGAATAGTGAAATTTTGGGAGAATATAATTAAGTTACCTAGAGTTCTGGTTTTTAAGTCAGcatatttggacagtttgaaggaCGGTACACAAGACTCGTGGCCAAATCTGACCAAGAAAATGCCGGACCTTTGTGGTCTGTCCGAGATTTGAATTGAAGTAAAAAGCCCAAAGGATGAGAGGGTGTCAGATTGGAGGGAGGTCCAAAGGGACCAGTCTATGTCCTTGAGGCTTTACTCCTGAACTAAAGTCTTAGTTGCATCtgctttttttagaattttgtttgaatagaaagcattttaaaaatgtattgttGGTGAAGGGGGAGGGGATGGTTTGGATCATTAAAGAGACGAAATTTTTTGCGAAAGCTTAGGTTGACGGCCGGCCCCTACTTTTGCCGTATGTTTAGATATAGGAAAGATAATCTATTTCATTTCGAGTGTGGAGAGCTGTCGGAGCAACGGCATAGATGTTTTAATCGAGTGGGTGGGAGGGTGTGTTGGTAAATTGAACTGACATCAAAGGGATCACATGCGCTATGAATTATTTCTAAAAGTTCTTCGTATAGAGAATAAACATCAATAATTATTTTGAGGGGATCGCTGGTTAAGATTCCTAgaagttaaattttattattgttgtagTTAGTCGGTTAAAAATGTTGACTTCATTGTGCTTTTTCAtggtttttaataatttaaagatttattttttcttggagcTTCGCTTGGAGTTGTATATCGTGTTACCATTACCCGCCGGCTTTTTTCATaagatcttattttattttatgatgcTTGAAAGAAAGATTTTCATAAGGAAAGATGCCTAGGAATCAAATCCATCGGTCCCTAGGTCTATTAAGGGAACCCCTCGATACGTGTATTTTATTTAAACCAGAGCAAATCtataaaactcttaaaaaatgagaatacaTGACTTTCCAATATTTAAGGCTCGGCAATTAACATCAAGCCGCTTAAAATTCTTTTAGAAATTCAATTACCTTTGCATGGACATTAGACTCAATCCTACTGGGTGCTTAGAATGTTGTcattagcaaaaataataaatgtattTGAGAAAGACGAGCTCTTAcactgtttgtttgtctgtttgtacgTCTGtgctaaaaaaagataacaaaaaataaaaagaaaagaaaaaatgaataaaaaaaataaataaaaagagaaaaagaaaagaaaacccagaaaaaaacagaaaaacaaaaaaaagaaatattactgACATCATATTATTTCATTTGGAATAAAGAATCTGATTGGAGGTCATTCGACTTCGACTCCCTCTTTTTTGTCAACAATTTCAAAGTCATTGCCAATTTGTGAACTATGACTACTTCCCTCAGAATCGGTTTCTGATCGGTCtcaatcatttttattattaaattttatatcttccACTGACTTTTTTATTCCCACATTTTGCTTTGATTCCTTGCTATTTTTGTCCTCTTCTTACACCACTGCATCATCGTTCTCATCTTTTGTATCAGAATCCtttgctttcttctttttcttttttgacgtGCTCTTACTCTTTCCTTTGTATTCATACTAGTAAAGTGGCCAAAAAGAGGCAAAAGATCTAACGTCTTTAGTTAGATTCGGCAGTAACCAGAAATGATGTTTTCCTAAGCTTACGATCCATATCAAGCAGAACAAAATAAATTGCAACACGGCTAGTCCaagaataaacaataaaaaaccagCACCAGCTAAGCTAAGATAGTAGACTCTCTTCCTCAGCGTAGTTGACCAAGGTGGAAAAGACAAAATCCAATATTGGCTAAAACTACTAAGGTTTTAGTGACCCAATACCACAGCAAGATGGGATCGTAGATCCATGCGTAGGCATCAGAAGAGTCAAGGAAAATTTGCTCAAGATGCATGTCTAATTGGATATTCCTCTTCTTTGTTTGGATTTTTCCTCCCTCTTTCTTCTCATACCCTTATTTTGGTTTTCCTTCTCCTTGACTGCTTTCTGCGTCTTCgcccttcttttcttcttcctctGCCTCaattttgatacttttaaatctcCTTTTCAATTCTTTGTTATCCTCTTTTTCCCCctactttttaacttttgtctCTTCTTTTGTatcttcctttttccttttctttttttgtatgaacGTTGGAGACGGCTATTTTCTGCTCTATGAAAAAACTTGTAACGTAGCATGAGGTCTAGGTAATCAGTAGTTGGAATTGCTCCCTCTTATTTCTCGTGAGCACATTTTGATTCCACGAGAGCATCAACTGCTTTCGACCCAATAAAGTAACCTACTTGATGGTAAAGAAACTTTGTTTGCTTTATGGGTACATTCTTCTTCATCCATTTTGCGATCTGTGTCATTACTTTTGATGGTTTACAAAGTAGGTGAGACATGCAAAAATTTTGAGTGACCACAACATATTTCAATTAGTGCTAAGTGCAATTGAAAAATGTAGGTTACTGAGTAACTCAGTAGGTTACTGAGTCACCTACTGAGTCACCTTCTCAGTAGGGGCCCACCCCAGGCCACTCAGCGCGTCCCCAGGTGGCGGATAGGGGAAACCCTTGCAGATATGCAGGGTACCTCCGGTGGTGATGGAGGCGAGGACCAAGGGGAGACCCAGCCCTTGGGGGTCCTAAAATATAACTGGGATACCCTCCCCTGGGGGACATAAATTCAGGCGGAGGAGGAAGAACGGCGGAAGAACAACGGCCTTTGACGGACGAACAACGGCTAGTTGACGGAGAGGAGTGGCTTACCGCAGTCTCTTAACCAGCCTTGAAACCTCTCCTTTTAACAAATGAATTATGGGCTCTATAAATCAAAGCAGAATTACTACCGCGTCCGGGGAAACCGACGAACCTAGAAATTTGATGATGATGGCGAATGGAAGTAATATTGAACATACTACCACGTACGGGAAGCCGACGAACATGCTGCCGCGTACGGGGAAACCGACGATCATAATAGGCCTATGACGACCCCCGGACGGGATGAGTTTACCTTGCGACTCATCTCCACTAAAACTGTACTCAACATAGGAACACTCAACACCCGGACTCTAGCCAACCCAGGAAAAATAGATTTACTACTGAGAGAACTAAACCGATACAAGTGGGACTTAGTCGGGCTATCTGAGACACACCTCCCCCGAACCGGTGAGGAAACTATCTGTGGAATCTCTCTCCTACTCTCGGGACGCACGATGGCACTCACAAACAGGGTGTTGGATTCATCCTCTCGCCAAGTACAAAAAAAGGCGCTGATCTCCTCCACGCCCGTATCAGAAAGGAAAGTAACCATTAGACTAAAGGGATCCGTGTCAAACCTTATCATCATCCAGGTATATGCTACTGACACTGCTCGAAGCGATAAAGAATGTGAACAGTTCTACTTTCAACTTCAAAGTGTCACCGACCAAACACCAAAGAAAGATATGCTCATCGTCATGGGCGACTTCAACGCTATCACGGACAACGATCAGATTGATCGGAGAGATGTAATGGGACCGCATGGCCATGGCCGACTGAACGGAAGAGGTGAAATGCTAATTAGTTTCTGTAGAGAAAACGACATGTATATAACTAACAGCACCTTTAAACACGGACACCGCCGTAAGGTCACCTGGAGATCCCCCAACGGAGTAACTGAAAACATGATAGACTATGTGCTGATATCTAAACACTGGAAGTCCTCAATAATGGATACTGTATCCCTTCCTGGTGCAGAATTTGATTCAGATCACTCATTCCTGATGTCCAAACTCAAGCTAAGACTGAAACGACTCCCTAAGACAACAAGAATCCCTAGATTCCGGACAGAGCTGCTTCTCAACCCCATAAAAAAAGGTGCTTATACCACCAGCCTATCGTCAAAATTCCGAGCTATCCTAGAGAACTTCACTTCCCTCACTACCGTCAAAGAGATTGATCAACTGACTGAGCATCCAACTTCTGCAGTTTTGGAGACAGCAAATGATGTCCTTGGAAGGAAAACGAAAGACGAAAAGCCGTggattactgaaaaaataatccAACAATGTGACCAAAAGCGTCTCTGCAACAACGAAGCTGACCCATGCAGCCGAGACACCTATAAATATCTCAAAAGGAGAATTGATAGGGAAGTCCGAAAGGCCTTGCGCAACCATGTTACCGAGAAATGCAAGTAATGCGAAACCCAGCTTAGGAACAGAAACGGTCAAAAACTCttcaaaacagttcgtggacTGTCTAGCAGGAAAGATCCCATCTCCACAGCAATCCTAGACAAACAAAAGAATCCCATCAACGACGCAAAAATGAAACCCGAACGATGGAaggaatattttgaagataaattaaatccGCAGATCATTGCCGATCCCAGCGTCCTAAACTCCTTCCCCATTAATGATCGAGAACCTCAACCACCACTCTTAAAATCAGAAACTGAGGCAGCGATAAGATCCCTGAAACGAGGGAAGGCCCCAGGACCGGACGGTATCACTGCTGAACTAATTAACATTGACTCAGAGGACGTCGTCAAATTGTACCACAAAGTTGTGTCAGCCGTATGGTCGACAGGCCACGTCCCACAGCTATGGTGTAATGCAGCAGTAGTCCCAATTCACAAAAAAGGCTCAAGAAGAGAGTGTGAGAACTACCACCACTGACCAAAATTCTCCTACGTAGAATCCAAGCAATTACAGCCTCCGTTCTGGGTGAATACCAAGCTGGCTTCCGACTTGGACGATCGACCACTGACCAAATCTTCACCGTTCGTCAGCTCATGGAACGTTTTGTCTAGTTCAACAGAGACCTATATCATCTCTTTATTGACTTTCGGCAAGCCTTCGATTTAATCTGGAGGAAAGGTCTGTGGCAAATCCTAAGACATTACGGTATCCCCGACCAAATCGTCACGATTATTGAGAATATATACAGCCAATCCAGAAGCCGGATACTCACCACTGATGGACTCTCTGATGCATTCTTAACATCCTCGGGAGTTTTACAAGGATGTATTCTGTTGCCCCACCTGTTCAACCTGTTTCTTCACGCCATTCTGTCACTGATACCAGACGAACATGGAGCCAAAATAGGTGGAGTCCTAGTAAACAAGCTCGCCTTTGCTGAAGACATCGACCGGCTCTCTACAAAGGCCGCTGATCTCCAAAGACAAGCAAACTGTCTCAACGAAGCCACAAAATCTTTTAGCATGCAAATTAACGCCAAAAAATGACAGTTATGGTCACGTCACGCCAAAAACAAGCAGCTACTCCTTCCATAACGATTGACGGCGGCCAGTAAGTTGAAACGGTCAACCAATTGGTCAACCTGGGCAGTCTTCTCAAAGCGGACAATTGTCATACCTCCGACATCAAACGCCGCCTAGCTCTTGCTAGCTCAAGTTTTAAAAGGCTCACAAATATCTGGAAATGTCGAAACCTGTCGAACCAGCTGAAAGTTCAACTTTTCAACAGCCTGACTGTGCTTGAGCTTGAGACCTGGACCTTGAAGATCGAAAATGAGCGCAACCTACTTGCATTTGAGACGAGATGTCTCCGTCGCATCGCAAGAATCACCTACACTGAACATGCGACCAATGAGGAGGTGCGAAGACGGCCGAAGTCTTCCGAAACaatcctaaataaaatcaaacgacaacaaCTGCGATGGCTCGGGCATGTCAAGAGAGTGGACCACGACCGGCCACCAAAAATCTCTCTCGAAGGAACCATTGACGGATCTCGACCACGAGGAAGACCTAGCAAGAGGTgtattgaaaactttgaccgaaAGCGCATCGTTGAGTTGACTCGAACTGTACACGATAGAACAACGTACCGAGCCCTATTTCATGACCTGTCAAAAGAAGTAACCCCAAAACGTCCCGCGAGGATGGATGGgacttaagtaagtaagtaagtaagcaattgaaaaaataaacccaTAGTTAGGGCCAGCAGATTTTCAGATTATTAGAAAAGTGTATAGCCCAAAAAGTAGATAAAAGTGGAAAAGGGACTTCTTAATAaataatgactttaaaagctaTGAAATATACACAATAGTACACAAATATACGTAATCTGTTTCATATGGAAAGTCAGCAtggctgtaaaaattatttaaacctAATCATGCttgcaaaattttgactgatCTATAGAGCTTTTCTCTTTCCTTGTGCAGGTATATATCTGTCGTTTTATCTAGTCTAAATGGTTTTCAGATTCGATGATGATAAGCTTTGTGGAAACTAAAAACCCAAAATTACAAGgatgtctgaaaaataaaacacaccTCGTCACATCTAACGAAATTTTCACTATCGTCCCATTGAcactattttatttagacacaTTAATTTTCATATATCAACAAAGTTCCAGCAgggtttgttttttacttaaaagaGACAAACAAGCACATTGAATACTTAACTtagtgatattctagtcttacaCCAGCTAATtagagcaaaatcatttgtgacagcaatGTATCCATTTGTGAATTGGCCTTCCcccaaaaatgcattaaattgtatcagattaaacttgatacaatatattacaaaaattttcaatcaaaaccaTGAAACTAGGGAAAGGTTTCCATGAAAAGTTATGCTTGCTATGAAAATGTGAAATGGTAATtcacgtttttctttttataaagtaaaaactatTTAATAGAATATACCGGAAGGGGGGAATAATGGTGCTTGGCACAATTTTTGGGATATTTGatccaaattttattttctagagAACCTGAGAATTTCAGGAGTTTCACCAGATATTGCTCTATATATGACCAAGTAGGTTTATCTCATATCTCAATTGTGGCAAAACATATCAAAGGGACGGACGAAAATATTGTTTCCTTTTTCATGTCAAGGTAATCTTCCTCGACCAAAACAAGGCCtttgataaaaaattatcattgtTACCTGATGACAAGGCTGTCTATATATTAGATAGACAATTATGCTTCCCGGTGACAATAATGACCACAGGTAGCTTGCTGCTGCGGCTAgctgttagcagtagtagtaatgttTCCCAGAAGATCTAT contains these protein-coding regions:
- the LOC136033351 gene encoding craniofacial development protein 2-like, whose protein sequence is MALTNRVLDSSSRQVQKKALISSTPVSERKVTIRLKGSVSNLIIIQVYATDTARSDKECEQFYFQLQSVTDQTPKKDMLIVMGDFNAITDNDQIDRRDVMGPHGHGRLNGRGEMLISFCRENDMYITNSTFKHGHRRKVTWRSPNGVTENMIDYVLISKHWKSSIMDTVSLPGAEFDSDHSFLMSKLKLRLKRLPKTTRIPRFRTELLLNPIKKGAYTTSLSSKFRAILENFTSLTTVKEIDQLTEHPTSAVLETANDVLGRKTKDEKPWITEKIIQQCDQKRLCNNEADPCSRDTYKYLKRRIDREVRKALRNHVTEKCK
- the LOC136033353 gene encoding uncharacterized protein LOC136033353, producing MTVMVTSRQKQAATPSITIDGGHLTVLELETWTLKIENERNLLAFETRCLRRIARITYTEHATNEEVRRRPKSSETILNKIKRQQLRWLGHVKRVDHDRPPKISLEGTIDGSRPRGRPSKRCIENFDRKRIVELTRTVHDRTTYRALFHDLSKEVTPKRPARMDGT